In one candidate division WOR-3 bacterium genomic region, the following are encoded:
- a CDS encoding CapA family protein encodes MFFGIYGFYPENIVSDFTLGLEPDIVSLVFVGDIMVHDEQLKGAKDAVSGEYDFSSSFDDVRNILSGADLTMGNLETTLAGEEKLFTGYPRFNSPDELAQALKETGFDLLTTANNHCLDRGEQGLVRTLEVLDSIGIYHTGTFRDSSEMDFLLISVKNIDIAFLSYTYGTNGLFLPKGSPCQVNYIDTENIKKAIHLADETGADAIVVILHYGTEYDLIPSARQKALFDSVSSFGADLVIGIHPHVVQPMNLKNSPEDMLKLFFYSLGNFISSQRTVPRDAGLILGVELKVYRSGWTFLSGVNFLPTYVQFKPENGKYDVRVIDATKAFSRIQSGDSLSFSSYDRSRIKKIAENLPCHFLSMTENLLSTYDSLTGFFKVEISY; translated from the coding sequence TTGTTTTTTGGAATTTACGGATTTTACCCAGAAAATATTGTCTCGGATTTTACCCTTGGGCTGGAACCAGATATAGTTTCCCTGGTTTTCGTCGGAGATATAATGGTTCACGATGAACAGTTAAAAGGGGCAAAAGACGCTGTCAGCGGGGAGTATGACTTTTCAAGCAGTTTTGATGATGTAAGGAATATTCTGTCCGGAGCCGATTTAACAATGGGAAACCTCGAAACGACTCTCGCCGGTGAAGAAAAGCTTTTCACCGGCTACCCCCGCTTCAATTCACCAGACGAACTCGCGCAAGCGCTAAAAGAAACGGGCTTCGATCTATTGACAACAGCAAACAACCACTGTCTTGACAGGGGAGAACAAGGGCTTGTAAGGACTCTGGAAGTTCTCGACAGCATCGGAATTTACCATACCGGCACATTCAGGGATTCTTCCGAAATGGATTTTTTGTTGATTTCCGTAAAAAACATCGACATCGCTTTTTTATCTTACACTTACGGGACAAACGGACTTTTTCTCCCTAAAGGCAGCCCTTGTCAAGTGAATTATATCGATACGGAAAATATCAAGAAGGCTATTCACCTCGCGGATGAAACCGGAGCCGACGCGATAGTCGTGATTCTGCACTACGGCACCGAATACGATTTAATCCCCTCTGCACGTCAAAAAGCCCTTTTCGATTCGGTGTCTTCTTTCGGCGCGGATCTAGTGATAGGAATCCATCCGCATGTAGTCCAGCCCATGAATTTAAAAAATTCACCAGAAGACATGCTGAAGCTTTTCTTCTATTCTCTGGGAAACTTCATATCGTCTCAAAGAACTGTTCCGAGAGACGCAGGGCTGATTTTAGGGGTAGAGCTCAAAGTTTACCGATCCGGCTGGACGTTTTTATCCGGCGTCAATTTCCTGCCGACCTACGTCCAATTCAAGCCAGAAAACGGCAAATACGATGTGAGGGTAATAGACGCGACAAAAGCTTTTTCCCGAATCCAATCTGGTGACAGTTTGTCTTTTTCAAGCTACGACAGAAGCAGGATAAAAAAAATAGCAGAAAATCTCCCCTGTCATTTCCTCAGTATGACTGAGAATCTTCTTTCAACATA
- a CDS encoding class I SAM-dependent methyltransferase: MTKAYYLTVRTSDSSFFFEALYSAVKDPFRIEKSVYEKSKIENILGIIGKRKFNEILDIGCGNGFFSHLLLAVSNKVTGIDISSRAIKEANAKYGKFENLKFIRADIGSFTTKNRFDLFFCSEVLYYLRPEELEKTCTKIKKMTSGQSQIIFVGRADDEYVNRTLRRYFKEKEKFTFQSTFPLYFFPSFRVSRPYGIFVYEHKKKD, translated from the coding sequence TTGACCAAAGCGTATTACTTAACCGTGAGAACTTCCGATTCTTCATTTTTTTTTGAAGCCCTATACTCTGCCGTCAAAGATCCTTTCAGAATCGAAAAATCCGTCTACGAAAAGAGTAAAATTGAAAATATTCTCGGTATTATCGGAAAAAGAAAATTCAACGAAATTCTGGACATAGGCTGCGGAAACGGTTTTTTCAGCCACCTTCTTCTTGCGGTATCAAACAAAGTCACCGGCATCGACATTTCATCAAGAGCCATCAAAGAAGCGAATGCCAAATACGGAAAGTTTGAAAATTTGAAATTCATCAGAGCTGATATCGGCAGCTTTACCACCAAAAACCGATTCGACCTTTTTTTCTGCTCCGAAGTCCTTTATTATCTGCGACCTGAAGAACTGGAAAAGACTTGCACAAAAATAAAAAAAATGACCAGTGGTCAATCACAGATAATTTTTGTGGGAAGAGCCGACGATGAATACGTCAACAGGACTCTTCGCAGATACTTTAAAGAAAAGGAGAAATTTACCTTCCAGTCTACATTCCCGTTGTATTTTTTTCCAAGCTTTCGCGTTTCAAGGCCTTACGGTATTTTTGTCTATGAACACAAAAAAAAGGACTGA